The genome window acccctaccatggtggaactacccccagaaggaacaccgctaaatccaccctatccgtgaggcctcttggcctccctctcaaccctctcctgactatAAGCCATCTCAATCTAATgcgcaatgtcgacaacctcatcaaaagtagtgCCAGACACTctttctctggtcataagcaatcgcagctgaaaagtgaggccatctataaacctcctgatcctctccctgtctgtgggaaccaaccagatagcatgacgggccaacttcaAGAATtgcatctcgtactgcgtcacagacatatcaccttgaCAAAGCTGCTCAGATTGTTTGCGGagctcttctctgcgggactgtggcacgaacttctccaggaatagaccggagaactgctgccaggtaaggggtgctgcaacgacaggcctacgcctctcgtaagcctcccaccaactgaaggtagCCCCAgagaactaaaaagtagtgaacgagaccccactggcctctagaatacctgctgtatggagtatcctctaacatctgtccaagaaaccctgtgcatcctatccctcggtaccactgaaagatggaggctggagtctcccaaacctctccaatctacgctactcttcctcaggcatagcaggaactacATAGTCCTGaacagctacaaccggctgggctggtggtgccctcgGTGTttgaatccctgtaccacctgctctggtgtgcgggcagcaggagtctgagcacctcccccggcctgagaagtagctGTTGCAGCCAGAACAGAGACcccctgagcaagactggtacatgcGGGGGGTGCATGGGCTGGTGCATCAACAGGGGGGTG of Nicotiana tomentosiformis chromosome 7, ASM39032v3, whole genome shotgun sequence contains these proteins:
- the LOC138895724 gene encoding uncharacterized protein; its protein translation is MLEDTPYSSWWEAYERRRPVVAAPLTWQQFSGLFLEKFVPQSRREELRKQSEQLCQGDMSVTQYEMQFLKLARHAIWLVPTDRERIRRFIDGLTFQLRLLMTRERVSGTTFDEVVDIAH